A region from the Cellvibrio sp. PSBB006 genome encodes:
- a CDS encoding transposase — translation MTKKTRNKYNHYTEDFRREAVRRADDPNTSAAEVAKELGIHPGQIYNWRRQYKRLSDKQFNSIQGVDYSMNESEEIRKLKRQISDLKEENEFLKKATAYFSKDKW, via the coding sequence ATGACAAAGAAAACCAGAAACAAGTACAACCACTATACGGAAGATTTTCGGCGCGAAGCGGTACGCCGTGCGGACGACCCCAATACCAGTGCTGCCGAGGTAGCGAAAGAACTCGGAATTCACCCCGGCCAAATCTATAACTGGCGTCGACAATACAAGCGATTGTCCGACAAGCAGTTTAATAGCATCCAGGGGGTGGATTATTCTATGAACGAGAGCGAAGAAATCCGCAAACTGAAGCGGCAGATCTCGGATCTAAAAGAAGAGAACGAATTTCTAAAAAAGGCGACCGCGTACTTCAGCAAAGACAAATGGTGA
- a CDS encoding IS3 family transposase: MVKYALIESLRGEHAVMKMCRWAHVSRSGYYKWRCRRPSDTELRRFEAERLLINLFTRFKSRYGSPRMTVELNECGLPISENTVAKLMAKQGLMARNGKGYKYFPDVLARNHVSDNLLRRNFQASKPNEKWVSDITYIKVEKGFVYLAVIMDLFSRKIIGWSLDTTMTNQLIIDAFKMAVASRDVEPGLILHSDRGVQYRSWEYQQLLLDEKIRPSMSRKGNCWDNAAMESFFARFKVEALYAEDVTTKKEAYSCVFDYIELFYNSHRRHSTLGYKSPNHFESAYEKMSA, translated from the coding sequence ATGGTGAAGTACGCCCTCATTGAGTCATTGCGTGGTGAGCATGCCGTGATGAAAATGTGCCGCTGGGCACACGTCAGCCGATCAGGTTATTACAAATGGCGCTGCCGTAGGCCCAGTGATACTGAGTTGCGAAGGTTTGAGGCAGAGCGCCTCCTGATTAACCTGTTTACGCGTTTTAAATCTCGCTACGGGTCGCCACGCATGACCGTCGAGTTGAACGAGTGCGGATTGCCCATCAGTGAAAACACCGTGGCAAAACTGATGGCCAAACAAGGACTTATGGCGAGAAATGGAAAAGGTTACAAGTACTTCCCTGATGTATTAGCCCGGAACCATGTCAGCGACAACCTGCTGCGGCGTAACTTCCAGGCAAGCAAACCGAATGAAAAGTGGGTGTCGGATATCACCTACATAAAAGTAGAAAAAGGGTTTGTTTACCTCGCGGTTATCATGGATCTGTTTTCACGCAAAATCATTGGCTGGTCACTCGACACTACGATGACTAACCAACTGATCATAGATGCCTTTAAGATGGCGGTTGCTTCGCGCGACGTAGAGCCCGGTTTGATCTTGCACTCGGATCGCGGAGTGCAATATCGTTCGTGGGAATATCAGCAGCTATTGCTCGACGAGAAGATTCGGCCTAGCATGAGTCGTAAAGGCAATTGTTGGGATAATGCCGCGATGGAATCGTTCTTCGCCCGCTTTAAAGTTGAAGCGCTCTATGCCGAGGATGTCACCACGAAGAAAGAAGCGTATTCTTGCGTGTTTGATTACATCGAACTATTTTATAACAGTCACCGAAGACACAGCACATTGGGCTACAAAAGTCCGAATCATTTTGAATCGGCTTATGAAAAAATGTCCGCCTGA